A part of Streptomyces sp. NBC_01210 genomic DNA contains:
- a CDS encoding DUF3107 domain-containing protein, with protein MEVKIGVQHAPREIVLESGQSAEEVERAVGDALAGKAQLLSLSDEKGRKVLVPADRIAYVEIGEPATRRVGFGAL; from the coding sequence GTGGAGGTCAAGATCGGCGTGCAGCACGCGCCCCGGGAGATCGTTCTGGAGAGCGGGCAGTCCGCCGAGGAGGTCGAGCGCGCGGTCGGCGATGCGCTGGCCGGCAAGGCGCAGCTGCTCAGTCTCTCGGACGAAAAGGGCCGCAAGGTCCTCGTACCGGCCGACCGGATCGCGTACGTCGAGATCGGCGAGCCGGCGACGCGGCGCGTGGGCTTCGGCGCACTGTAG